One genomic window of Cricetulus griseus strain 17A/GY chromosome 3, alternate assembly CriGri-PICRH-1.0, whole genome shotgun sequence includes the following:
- the LOC118237694 gene encoding testis-expressed protein 54-like, translated as MGCCQDKDHQTSDEHAREEVTDEGRQDNEVNLDNAGRRKQRSNESLLITVLWRRLSMFSRRGSSRSSKRLSDLTQKQESQIQERKREGSHKEPEKG; from the exons ATGGGCTGCTGTCAAGACAAGGACCATCAGACCTCTGATGAGCATGCAAGGGAGGAAGTGACCGACGAAGGTAGGCAAG ACAACGAAGTCAATTTGGACAACGCAGGCCGCCGCAAACAAAGATCTAACGAAAGTCTTCTGATCACCGTGCTGTGGCGCAGGCTATCCATGTTCAGCCGTCGGGGGTCCTCACGGTCAAGCAAGAGGCTCTCAGACCTGACTCAAAAGCAGGAGAGTCAGATCCAGGAGCGCAAACGTGAGGGAAGCCACAAGGAACCAGAAAAGGGCTGA
- the Wdr74 gene encoding WD repeat-containing protein 74 isoform X2, with protein MLCAGARVTRPRTLITCVDSGILRVWCDNDKEASSDPLLELKVGPGVCRMRQDPAHSHVVATCGKENALKVWDLQKPEQPVFRAKNVRNDWLDLRVPIWDQDIQFLPGSQKLVTCTGYHQVRVYDPVSPQRRPVLEATYGEYPLTAMTLTPEGNSVIVGNTHGQLAEIDFRQGRLLGCLKGLAGSVRGLQCHPSKPLLASCGLDRVLRIHRIRSPRGLEHKVYLKSQLNCLLLSGRDNWEDEPQEPQEPNMVPPEDTETDELWASLEANAKRKLPDLNQIQGTLQTRKKKKRPGSSSP; from the exons ATGCTCTGTGCTGGCGCGCGGGTGACGAGACCCAG AACCCTTATCACATGTGTGGATTCTGGGATTCTTAGAGTCTGGTGTGACAATGACAAGGAAGCATCATCTGACCCA CTCTTGGAACTGAAGGTGGGTCCTGGGGTGTGTAGGATGCGCCAAGACCCAGCACATAGCCATGTGGTTGCCACATGTGGGAAAGAGAATGCTTTGAAAGTATGGGACCTACAGAAGCCTGAGCAGCCTGTGTTCAGGGCAAAGAAT GTGAGGAATGATTGGCTGGATCTACGGGTTCCTATTTGGGACCAGGATATACAGTTCCTCCCTGGGTCACAGAAGCTTGTCACATGCACAGGGTACCACCAG GTCCGTGTCTATGATCCAGTCTCTCCCCAGCGACGGCCAGTCCTAGAGGCCACCTATGGAGAGTACCCATTGACAGCCATGACCCTTACTCCTGAGGGCAA TTCTGTCATTGTGGGAAACACTCATGGGCAACTAGCAGAAATTGATTTTCGGCAAG GACGTCTACTGGGCTGTCTGAAGGGGCTGGCAGGCAGTGTCCGTGGCCTGCAGTGCCACCCTTCCAAGCCCCTATTAGCCTCTTGTGGCTTGGACAGAGTCTTGAGGATACACAGGATCCGAAGTCCACGTGGGCTAGAGCATAAG GTTTATCTCAAATCTCAACTGAACTGCCTCCTCCTGTCAGGCAGGGATAACTGGGAG GATGAGCCCCAAGAACCTCAAGAGCCCAACATGGTACCCccagaagacacagagacagatgaactTTGGGCATCTTTGGAGGCAAATGCCAAGCGGAAGCTCCCTGATTTAAATCAGATACAAGGGACTctccaaacaagaaaaaaaaagaagcggCCTGGATCCTCCAGTCCTTGA
- the Wdr74 gene encoding WD repeat-containing protein 74 isoform X1, whose product MAAASSRGNHVWVGTDTGILKGVNLQRRHATNFTPSGQPRREEAVNALCWRAGDETQILVGCADMTVRHFNTEEGTFQSQRHCPGGEGTFRGLAQADGTLITCVDSGILRVWCDNDKEASSDPLLELKVGPGVCRMRQDPAHSHVVATCGKENALKVWDLQKPEQPVFRAKNVRNDWLDLRVPIWDQDIQFLPGSQKLVTCTGYHQVRVYDPVSPQRRPVLEATYGEYPLTAMTLTPEGNSVIVGNTHGQLAEIDFRQGRLLGCLKGLAGSVRGLQCHPSKPLLASCGLDRVLRIHRIRSPRGLEHKVYLKSQLNCLLLSGRDNWEDEPQEPQEPNMVPPEDTETDELWASLEANAKRKLPDLNQIQGTLQTRKKKKRPGSSSP is encoded by the exons ATGGCGGCCGCCTCTTCGCGAGGGAACCATGTGTGGGTCGGCACCGATACTGGGATCCTAAAAG GGGTGAACCTTCAGCGGAGACATGCAACAAACTTCACGCCATCCGGACAGCCGCGGCGGGAGGAGGCGGTGAATGCTCTGTGCTGGCGCGCGGGTGACGAGACCCAG ATCTTGGTGGGCTGCGCGGACATGACCGTGAGGCACTTTAACACCGAGGAGGGTACATTCCAGAGCCAGAGACACTGCCCAGGCGGGGAGGGCACGTTCCGAGGTCTCGCCCAGGCCGATGG AACCCTTATCACATGTGTGGATTCTGGGATTCTTAGAGTCTGGTGTGACAATGACAAGGAAGCATCATCTGACCCA CTCTTGGAACTGAAGGTGGGTCCTGGGGTGTGTAGGATGCGCCAAGACCCAGCACATAGCCATGTGGTTGCCACATGTGGGAAAGAGAATGCTTTGAAAGTATGGGACCTACAGAAGCCTGAGCAGCCTGTGTTCAGGGCAAAGAAT GTGAGGAATGATTGGCTGGATCTACGGGTTCCTATTTGGGACCAGGATATACAGTTCCTCCCTGGGTCACAGAAGCTTGTCACATGCACAGGGTACCACCAG GTCCGTGTCTATGATCCAGTCTCTCCCCAGCGACGGCCAGTCCTAGAGGCCACCTATGGAGAGTACCCATTGACAGCCATGACCCTTACTCCTGAGGGCAA TTCTGTCATTGTGGGAAACACTCATGGGCAACTAGCAGAAATTGATTTTCGGCAAG GACGTCTACTGGGCTGTCTGAAGGGGCTGGCAGGCAGTGTCCGTGGCCTGCAGTGCCACCCTTCCAAGCCCCTATTAGCCTCTTGTGGCTTGGACAGAGTCTTGAGGATACACAGGATCCGAAGTCCACGTGGGCTAGAGCATAAG GTTTATCTCAAATCTCAACTGAACTGCCTCCTCCTGTCAGGCAGGGATAACTGGGAG GATGAGCCCCAAGAACCTCAAGAGCCCAACATGGTACCCccagaagacacagagacagatgaactTTGGGCATCTTTGGAGGCAAATGCCAAGCGGAAGCTCCCTGATTTAAATCAGATACAAGGGACTctccaaacaagaaaaaaaaagaagcggCCTGGATCCTCCAGTCCTTGA